From one Macaca nemestrina isolate mMacNem1 chromosome 3, mMacNem.hap1, whole genome shotgun sequence genomic stretch:
- the LOC105486201 gene encoding translocating chain-associated membrane protein 1-like 1 → MGLRKKSTRNPPVLSQEFILQNHADIVSCVGMFFLLGLVFEGTAEASIVFLTLQHSVAVPAAEEPTTGSKSLYYYGVKDLATVFFYMLVAIIIHATIQEYVLDKINKRMQFTKAKQNKFNESGQFSVFYFFSCIWGTFILISENCLSDPTLIWRAHPHCMMTFQMKFFYISQLAYWFHALPELYFQKIRKQDIPRQLVYIGLHLFHITGAYLLYLNHLGLLLLVLHYFVELLSHMCGLFYFSDEKYQKGISLWAIVFILGRLMTLIVSVLTVGFHLAGSQNQNPDAITGNVNVLAAKIAVLSSSCTIQAYVTWNLITLRLQRWIEDSNIQASCMKKKRSRSSKKRTENGVGMETSNRVDCLPKRKEKSS, encoded by the coding sequence ATGGGGCTCCGTAAGAAGAGCACCAGGAACCCCCCCGTTCTGAGCCAGGAATTCATCCTGCAGAATCATGCGGACATCGTCTCCTGCGTGGGGATGTTCTTCCTGCTGGGGCTTGTGTTCGAGGGAACAGCAGAAGCATCCATCGTGTTTCTCACTCTTCAACACAGTGTTGCTGTCCCTGCAGCAGAGGAACCAACCACGGGATCAAAGTCCCTCTATTATTATGGTGTCAAAGATTTGGCCACGGTTTTCTTCTACATGCTGGTGGCAATCATTATTCATGCCACAATTCAGGAATATGTGTTGGATAAAATTAACAAGAGAATGCAGTTCACCAAAGCGAAACAAAACAAGTTTAATGAATCTGGTCAGTTTAGTgtgttctactttttttcttgtatttggggcacattcattttaatttctgaaaactGCCTGTCAGACCCAACTCTCATATGGAGGGCTCATCCCCATTGCATGATGACATTTCAAATGAAGTTTTTCTACATATCCCAGTTGGCTTACTGGTTTCATGCTCTTCCTGAACTCTACTTCCAGAAAATCAGAAAACAGGACATCCCTCGTCAACTTGTCTACATTGGTCTTCACCTCTTTCACATTACTGGAGCTTATCTGTTGTACTTGAATCATTTGGGACTTCTTCTTTTGGTACTGCATTATTTTGTTGAATTACTTTCCCACATGTGCGGCCTGTTTTACTTTAGTGATGAAAAGTACCAGAAAGGCATATCTCTGTGGGCCATTGTGTTTATCTTGGGTAGACTTATGACTTTAATTGTTTCCGTACTCACTGTTGGGTTTCACCTGGCTGGATCGCAGAATCAGAATCCTGATGCCATTACTGGAAATGTAAATGTGTTGGCAGCTAAAATTGCTGTTCTGTCGTCCAGTTGCACGATCCAAGCCTATGTAACATGGAACTTAATTACTCTCCGGCTTCAGAGGTGGATAGAAGATTCTAATATTCAGGCCTCATGTATGAAGAAGAAACGGTCAA